In one Rhizobium leguminosarum genomic region, the following are encoded:
- the otnI gene encoding 2-oxo-tetronate isomerase — MPVFAANLTMMFNEWAFLDRFDAAADAGFSAVEYLFPYEAAPEAIAERLARNNLQQALFNLPPGDWAAGERGIAALPGRFEALKADVERALDYAAATGVKRLHLMAGIADPRDENASSSYRRAVTYAAGRLADKGIDLVLEPINDRNMPGYFLNDFGAAEKLIAECGLPNLKLQFDIYHRQIIHGDVTMALRRLLPITGHIQIASVPSRNEPDGEELNYPYLFGEIDSLGYDGFIGCEYVPRGHTLDGLGWFRPFARS; from the coding sequence ATGCCGGTTTTCGCCGCCAACCTGACGATGATGTTCAACGAATGGGCATTCCTCGATCGCTTCGACGCCGCAGCCGATGCCGGTTTTTCCGCCGTCGAATATCTCTTTCCTTACGAAGCCGCGCCGGAGGCAATCGCCGAACGGCTTGCCCGCAACAATCTGCAGCAGGCCTTGTTCAACCTGCCGCCGGGCGACTGGGCGGCAGGCGAGCGCGGCATCGCGGCTCTTCCCGGACGGTTCGAAGCTCTGAAAGCGGATGTCGAGCGGGCACTCGACTATGCGGCGGCGACCGGCGTCAAGCGGTTGCACCTGATGGCAGGCATCGCCGACCCTCGTGACGAAAACGCCTCCTCCTCTTACCGGCGCGCCGTCACTTATGCTGCCGGGCGGCTTGCGGACAAAGGCATCGATCTCGTGCTCGAGCCGATCAACGACCGTAACATGCCGGGATATTTCCTCAACGACTTCGGCGCCGCCGAAAAGCTGATTGCCGAATGCGGCCTGCCCAATCTGAAACTCCAGTTCGACATCTATCATCGTCAGATCATCCATGGCGACGTCACGATGGCGTTGCGGCGTCTGTTGCCGATCACCGGCCATATCCAGATCGCCAGCGTGCCGTCCCGCAACGAGCCGGACGGGGAGGAGCTGAACTATCCCTATCTGTTCGGCGAAATCGACAGTCTGGGTTACGACGGTTTCATCGGCTGCGAATACGT
- the ltnD gene encoding L-threonate dehydrogenase produces the protein MSPFAEKSGPAVIAAVIGLGSMGLGMARSMKRAGLDVVGYDITPVAVDRFITDGGRGAATPAGAAEHADIVVSVVVNGAQTEAVLFGPEGVATMMKPGAVFISSATMDPAVARDLAQRVEALGLHYLDAPISGGAAKAARGELTIMASGSRQAFDTARPGLDAMAGKVYELGDAAGAGAAFKMINQLLAGVHIAAACEAITFAAKQGLDLDKVYEVITASAGNSWMFENRVPHVLAGDYTPLSSIEIFVKDLGIVQDMARSERYPVPLAAAALQMYLAAAGAGMGRDDDSSLARLYAQLSGAELPGSTKEPQSL, from the coding sequence ATGTCGCCATTTGCTGAAAAATCGGGGCCCGCCGTCATCGCGGCCGTGATCGGTCTCGGTTCCATGGGGCTCGGAATGGCCCGGTCGATGAAGCGCGCCGGGCTCGATGTCGTTGGATATGACATCACGCCGGTGGCGGTGGACCGCTTCATCACCGATGGCGGACGTGGCGCGGCGACCCCCGCCGGCGCGGCTGAGCACGCCGACATCGTCGTCTCCGTGGTCGTCAACGGCGCGCAGACCGAGGCCGTGTTGTTCGGCCCCGAAGGCGTCGCGACGATGATGAAGCCCGGGGCCGTTTTCATCTCGTCGGCAACCATGGATCCCGCCGTCGCCCGCGATCTGGCACAACGGGTGGAGGCTCTCGGCCTGCATTATCTCGACGCACCGATTTCGGGCGGCGCGGCCAAGGCGGCGCGTGGCGAGCTGACCATCATGGCGTCCGGTTCCAGACAGGCTTTCGACACCGCCCGCCCGGGGCTCGACGCCATGGCCGGCAAGGTCTACGAACTCGGCGATGCCGCCGGAGCAGGCGCGGCCTTCAAGATGATCAACCAGCTTCTCGCCGGGGTGCACATCGCAGCCGCCTGTGAAGCGATAACGTTTGCCGCCAAGCAGGGCCTAGACCTCGACAAGGTCTATGAAGTGATCACCGCCTCGGCCGGTAATTCGTGGATGTTTGAAAACCGCGTGCCGCATGTGCTGGCCGGAGACTACACGCCGCTCAGCAGCATCGAGATTTTCGTCAAGGATCTTGGTATCGTCCAAGACATGGCCCGCTCCGAGCGTTATCCGGTACCACTCGCAGCAGCAGCCCTGCAAATGTATCTGGCCGCCGCCGGCGCCGGCATGGGCCGTGATGACGATTCCTCGCTCGCGCGGCTCTATGCCCAGCTTTCCGGCGCGGAATTGCCCGGTTCCACCAAAGAACCGCAGAGCCTTTAA
- a CDS encoding MFS transporter codes for MTLQTQAPPVGAHPAQTAEDRAYAKVFWRIVPFLMLCYVVAYLDRVNVGFAKLQMSSELGLSEAAYGIGAGIFFIGYFLFEVPSNIIMNKVGARMWIARIMVTWGIISAAFMFTSSETVFYVLRFLLGIAEAGFFPGIILYLTAWYPADRRARIITTFMSAIPISAIFGNPLSGLLMDSFHGTHGLSGWQWMFLIEAVPAILFGIATFFYLDDTIHGAKWLNDEEKRVLTAKIERENRAKASSPHSIAGTLTDRRVWLMCLIYFCFVLGQYGLNFWMPSIVKASGVTGNLNIGLLSAIPYICTFIAMLALGRSADRMRERLWHLVIPALIAACGFIAATMATSTMVSIACLSLAAAGAISCAPLFWSLPTAFLAGTGAAAGIAWINSVGNLAGFLGPFLVGYLKDFTGTNNAGMYLLAAALIIGSLAVLTVPAKTVNR; via the coding sequence ATGACCCTGCAGACGCAGGCGCCGCCCGTTGGCGCCCATCCCGCCCAGACGGCGGAAGACCGAGCCTATGCCAAGGTGTTCTGGCGCATCGTGCCATTTTTGATGTTGTGCTACGTGGTCGCCTATCTCGACCGCGTCAATGTCGGCTTCGCCAAGCTGCAGATGTCGAGCGAACTCGGCCTGTCGGAAGCGGCCTATGGCATTGGCGCAGGCATTTTCTTCATCGGCTATTTTCTGTTTGAGGTGCCGAGCAACATCATCATGAACAAGGTTGGCGCACGGATGTGGATCGCCCGCATCATGGTCACCTGGGGCATCATTTCCGCCGCCTTCATGTTTACCTCGTCGGAAACCGTCTTCTATGTCCTGCGTTTCCTGCTGGGCATTGCCGAAGCCGGATTTTTTCCCGGCATCATTCTCTATCTCACAGCGTGGTATCCGGCTGATCGCCGCGCCAGGATCATCACCACCTTCATGTCGGCGATCCCGATATCCGCCATTTTCGGCAATCCGCTTTCGGGCCTCCTGATGGACAGTTTCCACGGCACGCACGGCCTTTCCGGCTGGCAATGGATGTTCCTGATCGAAGCCGTTCCGGCCATTCTTTTCGGGATCGCGACCTTCTTCTATCTTGATGATACGATCCATGGCGCGAAATGGCTGAACGATGAGGAAAAGCGCGTGCTCACGGCCAAAATCGAGAGGGAGAACCGGGCCAAGGCCTCAAGCCCCCATAGCATTGCCGGAACCTTGACGGACCGCCGCGTCTGGCTGATGTGCTTGATCTACTTCTGCTTCGTGCTCGGGCAATACGGCCTGAATTTCTGGATGCCTTCGATCGTGAAGGCCTCGGGCGTCACCGGAAACCTCAATATCGGCCTACTTTCGGCGATCCCCTATATCTGCACCTTCATCGCCATGTTGGCGCTAGGACGCTCTGCCGACCGGATGCGTGAACGCCTGTGGCACCTCGTCATCCCGGCCCTCATCGCTGCCTGTGGTTTTATCGCGGCGACTATGGCGACAAGCACGATGGTCTCGATCGCCTGCCTCTCGCTGGCCGCTGCGGGCGCCATCAGCTGCGCACCGCTATTCTGGTCGCTTCCGACAGCTTTTCTTGCTGGCACGGGCGCTGCGGCCGGCATCGCCTGGATCAATTCGGTCGGCAATCTTGCCGGGTTCCTCGGGCCGTTTTTGGTCGGCTATCTGAAGGACTTCACCGGCACCAACAACGCCGGCATGTATCTGCTGGCAGCTGCGTTGATCATCGGCTCGCTGGCCGTGTTGACGGTTCCTGCGAAAACCGTCAATCGCTGA